The sequence below is a genomic window from Paenibacillus sp. DCT19.
GCGTTATACCTCCGGCAGGATCTCCACTAAAGTAGCTACAACTTGGAGTTTGGATACCGAACGTACCCGCAATGGGATCAAAGCTTATCTCACCCGTATCAGAGATTAGGGCATTACCAACTAAACCACGGTCACTAGGTAGAAGCCCCCAACGCTTGAGTGCTATGTCCAGGTTAGATGCAAAAGCAGTATAATCGCCATCTCCAGCCAAGGAAGTGATGTCTTCAAATACCAATAGCTTGTCGCCCAATTTCGCACCAGTCAATTCTTCATCAGTCTGCTCTGCAAGTCTCTCTAATCGTCCTGTACCAGACGTGTGCCTCATGGCATCCCTAAAGGATGACCAAGAGAAGTAAACTGCGTGCTTGGCCTGAGAGAGATCACCGTTGTTGACAAAGCCTCCAGTGATAGCGACATCGGCATCGCCAGTATAAGTATCCCCCTGATCCAGAAATACATTACGTAGGCTAGTGATGTATGGAAGAAAAGTATTCGGCATGCTAAATGAAGACGGAAGGGTTTTTAGATCATTTTTGGTAAAAACGAGATCCATTTGATGCTCAGCCGGACGTACCAGACTTCCCAGAAATAATGATGCCATAAAACCAAACTGGCAAATAAGTGACGGATCATTGTAAGCATCAAAAATGTCAGTGATGACATCATCAGGCTGGTCGTTCCAGCTTTCTGATGTATGATAACAATAGACCATAAGACCGTCCCAGTCATTCAGACAAGCATATGCTGCCATGGATATAAATGCTGTGGAGTGAAAAGGATTAACACCATACTCATTCCATTCGCTTAGGATAAAAGGTTTACCGGCAACCACTGCGGTAGTAGCCATTTGCAGCATTTCGGTACGCATGAATATTCCGTCCTTGTGTACAGTCAGTGGATTAGAAGTTACATATTCTCGCATCCCCGGCACCACCAGAGTTTCCTGGTGAAATGGCGGCATTGGATGGTTAAAGTATGTATTATTCTCCATAATATCCCCATCTATATGTGAATAAACATCCGCTGTACCATTCAGGAGGTTACTTGTGTTTACAGGGACTTTTGCTCCTAAAGACCTGATATGATCAATCATGGTGTTGTAGTAACGACGATTTACATCAATACCAAATTCCATAAAATCGGCATAACGTGCTGGACTTACATTCCCTGCCCATTCTCCCATTGGATCATTGGTTACCTGATAGAAGCTGCCTTCTGGAAAACGAACCTTCCCTGCTTCTGGATCTTCTTCTTCCCCCAGCGCACAGATGTTGTTATACGTCCATGCTTTTGCAAGATTCTTCCTTGTATCGTACTTGGCGAGCAGGTGCCGGTTAAAACGACGCTGTAGCTCTTCTCGGTATGGTATTATGCCTTTCTCATCCTTAATGTCTTCCGTCCCCCGAAAGATGGAATCCTCATTATTGACCTGAATGGTCATGACTACAGGGTCGTCAATTAAAGCCAGTCCAGTATATGGATTCACATGACATAAGAGATTGGTTGCATATTCCTTCTGAAGTTCAATTAATCTGTCATTAACATGAGTGAAGCCTTTAAAGAAAAAGGGCGGTGAATCAGCATAATCCAGATCATCTCCGTTTTGGAAAACACGCGCCACCAGTAGATCGATCTGCACATAAATGCCCTTTTCCTTTAGCTTCGCAATGAAATAATCAAAACGATCAAGACCTTTCTCATTTAAGTTCCTGCTGGAACCGCTATCATAATCAATCAAAGGATTGTCCATACTTGAACTCCATCCAGAAGGACCAGGTGCAGCGTCAGCAGCATGAAGTCGAATGACATTAACCCCCATAGATGCAAAGCGCTCAGCCAATCGCTCAGCAGTATGATGATCAGGTGTATTAGAACGAGTAGGTAAATTGAAACCTATAAACTTCGCACGGGTACCATCAGCAAAGTATAAATTGCCATCTCTAACTTGAGTGAAACCATGCTTACCCGCTGGAGCATCCAACAATTTCGAAAAATCCAATACCCCGTTATTGGGTGTTGCCTTGTCGATCTTGATTCTCTGCTTCATTCTTAGTCCTCCTTAATGTTATAGAGTTAATCCACCATCCACGGCGATGATGGAACCTGTAATGTAACGCGATTTATCTGAAGCCAGAAAGTCGACTATTTCCGCGATCTCTGATGGTTCAGCAAAGCGTCCGATGCGCATATTAGGAAACTCTTCTGGTGTATAGCCTGATTCCTGCATCATCGTAGGAACAGATTGTGTCAGTGCTGTATCGACACCACCAGGACAGATGGCATTCACGCGAATACCTTTACGAACGTATTCAATGGCCGCTGCTTTCGTCAAACCAATAACGGCATGTTTACTTGCTGTATATGCAGACATACTATGTTCAGCACGAATTCCTGCCGTGGACGCTGTATTAATGATTGAACCAAACCCCTGTGCGTTCATTATTGATAGCACCTTCTTTAATCCCAAGAAACTACCTCGTACATTTACGTTCATCACCCGGTCAAACTCCATTGTTTCAAGGTTCTCAAGTAAAGAGAAATTTTGCAAAACTCCGGCATTGTTGAAAAAGACATCTATTCGACCATAAGCTTCTACCGTAGCCTTCGTGTAACGTTCGACATCTTCTTCCTTTGTAACATCTGCCTGTAAAAATAGGCTCTCCCCACCTCGTTGCTGAATCAGATTAACCGTTTCTGTACCAGACACGGTGTTGAAATCAACAGCCACAATCTTGAATCCAGATTCAGAAAGTTTTAGACATGCAGCTCGGCCAATACCTCCACCTGCTCCGGTTACAATAGCAACTAGCCCATTTTCCAAATTGTTACTTCTGTTTTGGACAGTCTCTGCTGAACTCGGCTGGGCAGTTGTAGAGATAGACGATAGATCTGACAAAATAACTGAAACAAGCTCTTCAGGAATATTGGCCTGTGGAATAGCACTAAGTTGCTTCAACGTAAAACTATTTGCCATGCTAATCATTGGATTAGTAGAAATCCCAGGCAAATATTTTTCTAAAATTTTGACCGCTTCTTCGTTGGCAAGTAATTCCTTTAATTTTGAGTTTTCTGTAAAAGCCAATTTAATCACCTCGTTTAAGTTATGAAACTAACACTAACACTAATTCTAATATTAAATATGTATTGTTTATGGTATGATTCTTATTAAAAAAGTATAAATCAATGGACTTGTAGGATGTGAATTGAATGAGATCAGTTCAAAATGATGAGCGGTTACATAATTCATGTAAGTTATTGCTAGAGAGCTTACAACTACCTATCTGTTACACTTGGATGGATGATAGTGACGAAATTATATCTTACCTCCATGAAGGCATACAGGTTAATCCCCTTTTTAACCATCACTCCGAGCTTGTTGGGCTTCTGAAGCAACAAGTTCAGCCTTTGCTTATCCCCAATATTCATACAACTCCTTTAGGAGAATCCTTCATCGTTGTTCCGTTACTTCATGATCGTGTTATGGAGGCAATCGTCGTTATGGGACCTACTACCGTGATCTCCATGAACAACGAAATTATTAACGATCTACTTAGAGAATGTGATTACACCGTAACACCTGAATGGGCTTCTTACTTGCTACAACTACCTCTCTTCTCAACAAAACGTCTTAATCATATCGGAATTTTGGTACACCATCTACTGAATGGAATCATGCTTGATATCACTGATATTATGGAAAAGCATTTTCGATTTGAGCCTGACTCTGATTCAAGTAAACTTGCCGAGATCGTTATTTCCGACCGACGGGAATCATTCGAATTCAGTGGTGTATTTAATATTGAGAAACAGCTGTTAAGGTCTATTAAAAACGGTGATAAAACTGCCTTTAATCAAATGACACTTACAGCTAATTACGATGGCCCTGGTATTCTGTCTAACTATAACCAGTTGCGAAGGATAAAAAATCTTGGTATCTATTCGATTGCACTCGCTGCGCGAGCTGCAATTGAAGGAGGTCTATATCCGGAGATCGCTTATACTCTCAGCGATCTTCATATTCAGCATATCGAAGATCTTCGTGAATACAGTGCGGTAGTTGCTGCCATTGGCGATGCATTAATAGACTTTGTTGATCGGGTTTCTAACAGTAAACGGAAGAATCTCTCCAAGTCCATTGCATCTTGCCAGGATTATATTTTTAACCACTTATATGAAAATATTACTTTATCTGTTTTGGCAAAAAAGGTCGGTTTACAGGAAAATTACTTGTCTCAGCTCTTCAAAAAAGAAACGGGAGTAACGATTACCCAGTTCATTCAAGCAGAAAAAATTGAAGAAGCAAAAAAAATGTTGGAATTAACCCAACTACCTGTTACTGCAATAGCAGCTAAATTGAATTTTTATGATCAAGCCCATTTTATTAAGATCTTTAAAAAACATACAGACTCGACACCAAAAAAATACAGAGACAAGAACAAATTTAACATTGTGAACGACGATGAAGAGTAAATTAGGGTGGACAACATCTTTAATAAAATCAAAAGCCCATCATGTATTGAACATGATGAGCCTTTGATTGAAAGTCCAAGTACTGCTATATCGCTTAACCTTTAACCGCTCCCAGAGCTAAACCTTTGACAAAATATTTCTGTAGAAAGGGATAGGCTATCATAATGGGAGCAATGCTGATTACGGCAATAGCCATGCGGAAGGCCTCTGTTGGAAGCTCTTGCATGGAGCCACTTGCCAATGAACTTACTGAACTGTTGTTGGAAAGGAACTGAATGTTACTCATTAGTTGATTCATCACGGTTTGTAAGCTGTATAATTCAGGATCCGTCAGATAAATCAAACCATTGAACCAATCATTCCAATACATAAGTCCTTGTAACAAACCCACAACAGCCAATATAGGCAATGAAAGCGGTAACACGATTTTGCGATAAATTGTAAACTCTCGAGCCCCGTCTATACTTGCTGACTCCAAAACAGAGGCTGGTACGGTCGTCATGAAAAAACCTCTCATCATCAGTACACTGAATCCGTTCATTAATAACCCTGGAATAATGAGAGCTGCAAGTGTATTTTTCAGATGGAATATTTGAGTATATATGATGTAAGTTGGAGCTAATCCTCCGTTGAATAACAAAGCAAAGAACAAAAGGAATGCTACAAATTTTCCACCAGGCAAATCTGGTCTTGAAAGAGGATAAGCTAGCATTGAAGTAATAAGTAAACTGGATGCAGTTCCAACTACGGTAACAAAAATCGTGATTCCATAGGCATTAAAAATGAGAGAGGATTGCTGCCATATATATTCATAAGCTGCAAAACTAAATGTCTCCGGGAAGAAGGAATAGCCTTGTTGAATAATAGATTGCTCATCAGTTAATGAGGATATTACAAGAAGCAGGAATGGACATATGCAAGCAAGAGACAACAAGATCAAAATAATATTAGAACCCCAATGCCAAAAACGTTCTTCTTTAGCCATTACAATACCTCCTAGAACAACGCATTTTCTTTGTTAATTTTTCGAACAGTATAATTTGAAAGAATGACAAGGATGAAACCTACAACAGATTGGTACAATCCTGCCGCAGCAGACATCCCAATATCACCAAGCTGCATAAGTGCGCGAAATACATACGTATCAATAACATTAGTTGTACTGTATAAGGCACCTGAATTCATGGGCACTTGGTAGAACAGTCCAAAGTCTGAGTAGAAAATACGCCCTATACTTAATAGGGTCATCATGACAATAATTGGTGTTATTAATGGAACTGTGATCTTACGTATCTGCTGCCATTTACTAGCGCCATCCAACTTGGCTGCCTCATAGTACTCCTTATCAATACCAATAATGGCTGCAAGGTACACTACACAGGAGAAGCCTATACCCTTCCATAAGTTTACGATGACCAATATGAATGGCCAGAATTTGGGCTCATTATACCAAGATACAGAGTCTATGCCTAAGGCCGGTAGGACCGTCTTGTTCATTAGCCCTACATTCACACTTAGTAACGAATACACCAGATAACTTACCAGCACCATAGAAATTAAATAAGGCAGCAGCAAAACACTTTGATAGAACTTGACTGCCAGCTTATTCTTGATTTCATTCAGGAGAATAGCTGTTCCCACTCCAACAATAAGTCCGATAATAATAAAAGCTGCATTATATAGAATGGTATTACGGGTAATAATGAATGCATCGGACGATGAAAATAAAAACTTGAAGTTATCCATACCATTCCAGTCACTACCCCATATCCCCTTAGCAAAATTAATATCTTTAAATGCAATACTTATTCCATACATAGGCATATAGTTGTTAATGATCAGATAAGCAACTCCGGGTAACATCATTAAGTAAAGGGAACCATATTTCCATAGTGTCCTTCTTGCATCATTTAGTCTGCCTTTCATCATGCAACACTCCCTTCTTTCATTTCGATCTATTGAGACGTTGACGTTACAGTTAATTCTGTTCTTGCGTCCATTCGTCAAGCTGCATTTGCTTCTCTGCAATCACCTTGTCAATGCCTGCTGCTTTTAAGCTTTCTATAAATTTAGGCAGGATTTTATCAGGGCCTAAACTCCCTGTTTCAAGTGGAAGCGCGTATTGAGTAATAACGGTTCCGATAGATGCTACCTCAGTCTTAACTGTCGATGAATCAAAAGTAAAGCCCGATGCTTTTGATCTCGTAGCCCATGCATTAAACTCTTTTACTTTCTCCCATAATTCAGGGTCAGTCCCTTTCCAGACGTGTTCT
It includes:
- a CDS encoding cellulase family glycosylhydrolase is translated as MKQRIKIDKATPNNGVLDFSKLLDAPAGKHGFTQVRDGNLYFADGTRAKFIGFNLPTRSNTPDHHTAERLAERFASMGVNVIRLHAADAAPGPSGWSSSMDNPLIDYDSGSSRNLNEKGLDRFDYFIAKLKEKGIYVQIDLLVARVFQNGDDLDYADSPPFFFKGFTHVNDRLIELQKEYATNLLCHVNPYTGLALIDDPVVMTIQVNNEDSIFRGTEDIKDEKGIIPYREELQRRFNRHLLAKYDTRKNLAKAWTYNNICALGEEEDPEAGKVRFPEGSFYQVTNDPMGEWAGNVSPARYADFMEFGIDVNRRYYNTMIDHIRSLGAKVPVNTSNLLNGTADVYSHIDGDIMENNTYFNHPMPPFHQETLVVPGMREYVTSNPLTVHKDGIFMRTEMLQMATTAVVAGKPFILSEWNEYGVNPFHSTAFISMAAYACLNDWDGLMVYCYHTSESWNDQPDDVITDIFDAYNDPSLICQFGFMASLFLGSLVRPAEHQMDLVFTKNDLKTLPSSFSMPNTFLPYITSLRNVFLDQGDTYTGDADVAITGGFVNNGDLSQAKHAVYFSWSSFRDAMRHTSGTGRLERLAEQTDEELTGAKLGDKLLVFEDITSLAGDGDYTAFASNLDIALKRWGLLPSDRGLVGNALISDTGEISFDPIAGTFGIQTPSCSYFSGDPAGGITLTKDIVLNVNNDRLSAALLPVNCDHIDVAKSFLITLIGPTGMDETIFTSDGFTTIVDHQGKLYADTAEGSLFVQSQTATLIALDTVGTPVANIIGTPTDGGVVFNLDGTIPAVHFLLEFV
- a CDS encoding SDR family NAD(P)-dependent oxidoreductase, which gives rise to MENGLVAIVTGAGGGIGRAACLKLSESGFKIVAVDFNTVSGTETVNLIQQRGGESLFLQADVTKEEDVERYTKATVEAYGRIDVFFNNAGVLQNFSLLENLETMEFDRVMNVNVRGSFLGLKKVLSIMNAQGFGSIINTASTAGIRAEHSMSAYTASKHAVIGLTKAAAIEYVRKGIRVNAICPGGVDTALTQSVPTMMQESGYTPEEFPNMRIGRFAEPSEIAEIVDFLASDKSRYITGSIIAVDGGLTL
- a CDS encoding helix-turn-helix domain-containing protein, encoding MRSVQNDERLHNSCKLLLESLQLPICYTWMDDSDEIISYLHEGIQVNPLFNHHSELVGLLKQQVQPLLIPNIHTTPLGESFIVVPLLHDRVMEAIVVMGPTTVISMNNEIINDLLRECDYTVTPEWASYLLQLPLFSTKRLNHIGILVHHLLNGIMLDITDIMEKHFRFEPDSDSSKLAEIVISDRRESFEFSGVFNIEKQLLRSIKNGDKTAFNQMTLTANYDGPGILSNYNQLRRIKNLGIYSIALAARAAIEGGLYPEIAYTLSDLHIQHIEDLREYSAVVAAIGDALIDFVDRVSNSKRKNLSKSIASCQDYIFNHLYENITLSVLAKKVGLQENYLSQLFKKETGVTITQFIQAEKIEEAKKMLELTQLPVTAIAAKLNFYDQAHFIKIFKKHTDSTPKKYRDKNKFNIVNDDEE
- a CDS encoding carbohydrate ABC transporter permease; the protein is MAKEERFWHWGSNIILILLSLACICPFLLLVISSLTDEQSIIQQGYSFFPETFSFAAYEYIWQQSSLIFNAYGITIFVTVVGTASSLLITSMLAYPLSRPDLPGGKFVAFLLFFALLFNGGLAPTYIIYTQIFHLKNTLAALIIPGLLMNGFSVLMMRGFFMTTVPASVLESASIDGAREFTIYRKIVLPLSLPILAVVGLLQGLMYWNDWFNGLIYLTDPELYSLQTVMNQLMSNIQFLSNNSSVSSLASGSMQELPTEAFRMAIAVISIAPIMIAYPFLQKYFVKGLALGAVKG
- a CDS encoding sugar ABC transporter permease — translated: MMKGRLNDARRTLWKYGSLYLMMLPGVAYLIINNYMPMYGISIAFKDINFAKGIWGSDWNGMDNFKFLFSSSDAFIITRNTILYNAAFIIIGLIVGVGTAILLNEIKNKLAVKFYQSVLLLPYLISMVLVSYLVYSLLSVNVGLMNKTVLPALGIDSVSWYNEPKFWPFILVIVNLWKGIGFSCVVYLAAIIGIDKEYYEAAKLDGASKWQQIRKITVPLITPIIVMMTLLSIGRIFYSDFGLFYQVPMNSGALYSTTNVIDTYVFRALMQLGDIGMSAAAGLYQSVVGFILVILSNYTVRKINKENALF
- a CDS encoding DUF3502 domain-containing protein → MGWLSGNQFIEHVWKGTDPELWEKVKEFNAWATRSKASGFTFDSSTVKTEVASIGTVITQYALPLETGSLGPDKILPKFIESLKAAGIDKVIAEKQMQLDEWTQEQN